From Negativicutes bacterium:
TTGCCTAAATCTAAACGCCCTTCAATGTTTAAATTATATCTTTCACTATCCAGTAAAATTTCCACCTGATTTTTAATACCAGGAATTATTACAACAGTTTTATTTAAGGCTATTTTTTTTAAGAAATCATCATTTTCAATTAATGTTATTATTTCTTTGGTGAAAAATTCCTTATGCCGCTTTAGAAACTCAACCGGTAAGCCATTTAATTTTTCTAAATAAACTTCAACCTTAGCTCTTAACTTTAAAAAGGCAAGATTCGGTATTGTCTGTGACCTTATCGCTACTACTGAGTTTTTTACCAATAGCCCTTTTGGATATAAGCTCAGCCTAACCATTGTATGGCTACCTTCGGTTATATCCAAAGAATAATTATACTCCGGTAATTTATTATTAAAATAATCATTTAATGAAGTTTTCAAAATACTACTTGCCCAATAAACAGCGTCAATCGGTAACCCCAATAGTAAATTTTCAATTACCGGTTTGATTCCCCTTAAATCTTCATTAATTAAATCTTGATAAGGCTCTGAAATATCATTATTTACCAGTGAAACTTCAACACTTTGGATACTATCCTGCCACGGTCTTAATTCTACTTCAACTACAGTTTGTTCAGCAACTTCCAGTCTTACCGCTTGGACATAATAGCCGATCAAAATCCGTCCCAAAACATCTTGAAATAAGTTTTCATAAGATTTTTTTTGTTCATTAATTTTATCAAGTGGTTGTCCTTGCAATACATTATTGGCAATAGTTAATGTGCTTGCGATAATACGTTTTTCAATTTCTACCGGTACCTTCAAGTCATCAGAAAACTTTATATTGATAGTCATTTTATCAACATACTGCACCGGTTGAGCAAAAGCTAAGTTTTGCAAAAAAATGCAATATAATAAACCGAGTATAAAAATTATTTTAATCTTAATAATTTCATCTCCTGACAAAAACAACCAGGCTAAGCCTGGTTGTTTAAAAAACTTAGAATTGTCCCCCAAAACTAAAATGTGTTCTACCACCTTGTGAACTTCGACCATAATCTAAACGAATAGAACCTAATGGTGTATCCATCATTACACCTACACCATAACTAACTTTAAGATCGCCTAAGTCATATTTATCAGCCCAAGCATTACCAAAGTCTGTAAAGACAGCACCACTAACTTTGCTAACAATTGGATAACGATATTCTACTGTCCCTAATAACAATCTTTTTCCTTCAAATTGATCATCTCTAAACCCACGTAATGTATCAATCCCGCCAGCTGTAAATAAAGCATTTTCCGGCATATCCCCGGTAGCATAACCAAGACTAGCTCTTGTCGCAAGTACTTGTGCATGTCCAACTTTAAAATAATGTCTATCTTCAAAATTAAATTTTTTGTAATCAAAATCACCTTGTAAAATTCCGCCAGCAAATTCTGCACTA
This genomic window contains:
- a CDS encoding BamA/TamA family outer membrane protein, with protein sequence SAEFAGGILQGDFDYKKFNFEDRHYFKVGHAQVLATRASLGYATGDMPENALFTAGGIDTLRGFRDDQFEGKRLLLGTVEYRYPIVSKVSGAVFTDFGNAWADKYDLGDLKVSYGVGVMMDTPLGSIRLDYGRSSQGGRTHFSFGGQF